One genomic region from Haloferax litoreum encodes:
- a CDS encoding PadR family transcriptional regulator, with protein MFELTGFQRDLLYVIAGAERPSGQEIKEMISKDVGEVNHGRLYPNLDALVEQGYVNKGQHDRRTNFYEMSEKGRESILARREWEDQHVNFL; from the coding sequence ATGTTCGAATTGACTGGCTTCCAGCGCGACCTACTGTACGTCATTGCCGGTGCGGAGCGACCCTCCGGCCAAGAGATAAAAGAGATGATCAGCAAGGACGTGGGCGAAGTGAATCACGGACGCCTCTACCCGAACCTCGACGCACTCGTCGAACAAGGCTACGTCAACAAGGGTCAACACGACCGGCGGACAAACTTCTACGAGATGTCGGAGAAGGGTCGAGAGTCGATTCTCGCACGGCGAGAGTGGGAAGACCAACACGTCAACTTCCTCTAG
- a CDS encoding Rrf2 family transcriptional regulator: protein MSNSSRFVVATHVLTNLAVRRDERLSSDRLAWSVNTNPVVIRQLLCSLREAGLVDSKRGPTGGFTLAREPGAISLRDIYEAVEDGEPFCFHANEPNDECTVGEHIQPVLDELFEPAIQAMLDELDAVTVADVHETVFDAADVDPLEI from the coding sequence ATGTCGAACAGCAGCCGATTCGTCGTCGCGACTCACGTGCTCACGAACTTGGCCGTGCGGCGCGACGAACGGCTGTCTTCCGACCGTCTCGCCTGGAGCGTCAACACGAATCCGGTCGTCATCCGGCAACTGCTCTGCTCACTTCGGGAAGCAGGCCTCGTGGACTCCAAGCGCGGGCCAACTGGTGGGTTCACACTCGCGCGTGAACCGGGGGCCATCTCACTTCGAGACATCTACGAGGCGGTGGAAGACGGTGAACCATTCTGTTTCCACGCGAACGAACCGAACGACGAGTGCACGGTTGGTGAACACATCCAGCCAGTGCTCGACGAACTATTCGAACCCGCAATTCAAGCGATGCTCGACGAATTGGACGCTGTCACCGTCGCCGACGTCCACGAGACAGTGTTCGACGCCGCGGACGTCGACCCACTGGAAATCTAA
- the glmU gene encoding bifunctional sugar-1-phosphate nucleotidylyltransferase/acetyltransferase, with protein sequence MQTVILAAGRGTRMRPLTDRRPKPMLPVVDKPLVAHTADAAIDAGASSLTLVVGYEADDVRSYFGTERGGVPVEFAVQEKQRGTADAVRAAASSLDPEEPFVVLNGDALYDVPSLTTLYDGGAAVGSYRVDDPRSYGVLETDSDGFVSGVIEKPENPPSDLINAGAYVFPAEAQTWLNVAESDRGELELTDVLARTCDEFDVRGVAFDRWLDVGRPWELLEANEWKLGELEGRVDGDVSERAELDGTVVVEEGATVRSGVVIDGPVLVRRGASVGPNAYIRGHTVVGEDAKVGHAVEVKNSVLMEGATVGHLSYVGDSLLGRDVNFGAGTKVANLRHDGEPVRQMLKGELVSSGRRKYGVILGDGVKTGINASLNAGVRLPTGGTVKPGESVLYDRVDDAPDADGN encoded by the coding sequence ATGCAAACCGTCATCCTCGCTGCCGGGCGCGGGACCAGAATGCGTCCACTCACCGACCGACGACCGAAACCGATGCTTCCGGTCGTCGACAAACCGTTGGTCGCACACACTGCAGATGCGGCTATCGATGCCGGAGCGTCGAGTCTCACCCTGGTCGTCGGATACGAGGCAGACGACGTCCGGTCGTACTTTGGCACGGAGCGAGGGGGAGTCCCAGTCGAATTTGCGGTCCAAGAGAAACAGCGCGGAACCGCAGACGCGGTCCGGGCAGCGGCGTCATCGCTCGACCCCGAGGAACCATTCGTCGTCCTCAACGGTGACGCCTTGTACGACGTACCGTCGTTGACGACGTTGTACGACGGCGGTGCAGCAGTCGGGTCGTACCGAGTCGACGACCCGAGGTCCTACGGCGTCTTAGAGACCGACAGCGACGGGTTCGTCAGTGGAGTTATCGAAAAGCCCGAGAACCCACCGTCGGACCTCATCAACGCCGGCGCGTACGTCTTCCCGGCAGAGGCACAGACGTGGCTCAACGTCGCCGAGAGTGACCGCGGCGAACTCGAACTGACCGACGTACTCGCGCGGACCTGTGACGAGTTCGACGTTCGCGGCGTCGCGTTCGACCGATGGTTGGACGTGGGCCGGCCGTGGGAACTCCTCGAAGCGAACGAGTGGAAACTCGGTGAACTCGAGGGACGAGTCGACGGCGACGTCTCCGAACGCGCCGAACTCGACGGGACAGTCGTCGTCGAAGAAGGGGCGACGGTCCGGTCGGGCGTCGTCATCGACGGACCCGTGCTAGTGCGTCGTGGGGCCTCTGTCGGCCCGAACGCCTACATCCGCGGCCACACGGTTGTCGGCGAAGACGCAAAAGTCGGCCACGCCGTCGAGGTGAAAAACAGTGTACTGATGGAAGGCGCGACGGTCGGCCACCTCTCGTACGTGGGCGACAGTCTTCTCGGACGCGACGTGAACTTCGGGGCGGGAACGAAAGTCGCCAACCTCCGCCACGACGGAGAACCCGTCCGGCAGATGCTCAAAGGCGAACTCGTCTCGTCCGGACGACGGAAGTACGGCGTGATTCTCGGAGACGGTGTCAAGACGGGAATCAACGCCTCGCTAAACGCTGGGGTCCGACTTCCGACCGGTGGAACCGTCAAGCCGGGTGAGTCCGTTCTCTACGACAGGGTCGACGACGCTCCAGACGCAGACGGCAACTGA
- a CDS encoding DUF7344 domain-containing protein, with translation MTSLSKDELFRILSNSRRRQILYFLHRADEAISLKQLAAMVAARENETAVEDVTDEERQRVYISLYQTHLPKLESAGLVQYDEEERDVALVSDVASRGFFWMQPETGRSWTRYYGSLGVLGWVMIVGLWAGLPVFTLLSWAAVAIFVSTALVALVLAQYFLEEQGGAPPDAFEALVE, from the coding sequence ATGACATCCCTATCAAAAGACGAGCTGTTCCGCATCCTCAGCAACTCGCGTCGGAGGCAAATCCTGTATTTCCTCCACCGAGCAGACGAGGCTATCTCGTTAAAACAACTTGCCGCGATGGTCGCCGCCAGAGAGAACGAAACGGCGGTCGAAGACGTGACCGACGAAGAACGACAACGTGTGTACATCTCGTTGTACCAGACGCACCTCCCGAAACTCGAGTCGGCCGGTCTCGTCCAGTACGACGAAGAAGAACGAGACGTCGCTCTCGTCTCGGACGTCGCCAGTCGCGGGTTCTTCTGGATGCAGCCCGAAACTGGTCGTTCGTGGACGAGGTACTACGGTTCGCTCGGTGTTCTCGGGTGGGTGATGATCGTCGGACTCTGGGCTGGACTCCCCGTCTTTACCCTTCTCTCGTGGGCGGCCGTCGCCATCTTCGTCTCGACTGCACTCGTCGCCTTGGTACTTGCACAGTACTTCCTCGAAGAACAAGGGGGTGCACCGCCCGACGCGTTCGAAGCACTCGTCGAGTAG
- a CDS encoding sugar phosphate nucleotidyltransferase, whose translation MNHRITEAVVLAAGEGRRLRPLTTFQPKPMLPVANRPVIEYVLDSLFECGIEHVVVVVGHRSERIQTHLSARYPGADVEFVRQDSRLGSGHALLQAEGHVSDSFVVCNGDNVIDADIVSSVLERFSMTDSVATLAVASSETPEEYGVVVEHDGRISDIDEHADDGDGYLVNAGVYAFNESVFDALRRTPSYEGETRLPDVIHRLDGYVSSVTVNGGWLDPSHPWGLLSVTERLLARLETSSISTSARIHEQAIVEDPVVIGDDCDVGPGAVVGPGTCLQNNVVVGANSVVERSILSTDARVDAGAILRDSVVGPGGHIGDGVVSPGGQADVILEGRLYTDRQLGSIVGDRATVGANVTLSPGSRVGAEAIVGAGTVLHGDVRERVEVTH comes from the coding sequence ATGAACCACCGCATCACGGAGGCGGTCGTGCTCGCTGCTGGTGAAGGAAGGCGACTCCGACCACTCACCACGTTCCAGCCCAAACCGATGCTTCCGGTAGCGAACCGGCCGGTCATCGAGTACGTCCTCGACTCACTGTTCGAGTGCGGCATCGAACACGTCGTCGTCGTCGTGGGGCACCGGTCGGAGCGCATCCAGACACACCTCTCTGCTCGATACCCCGGTGCCGACGTCGAGTTCGTTCGTCAGGACTCGCGACTCGGCAGTGGTCACGCCCTCCTGCAAGCCGAGGGGCACGTCTCCGACTCGTTCGTCGTCTGCAACGGTGACAACGTCATCGACGCGGACATCGTCTCGAGCGTGTTGGAACGCTTCTCGATGACCGACTCCGTCGCGACTCTCGCTGTGGCGTCGTCGGAGACACCCGAAGAGTACGGCGTCGTCGTCGAACATGATGGCCGCATCTCAGACATCGACGAACACGCGGACGATGGAGACGGCTACCTCGTCAACGCGGGCGTCTACGCGTTCAACGAGTCTGTCTTCGACGCACTCCGCCGGACGCCGTCGTACGAAGGCGAGACCAGACTCCCGGATGTCATCCACCGCCTCGATGGATACGTCTCGTCGGTCACGGTCAACGGTGGCTGGTTGGACCCCTCTCACCCGTGGGGTCTCCTCTCTGTGACCGAGAGACTCCTCGCGCGTCTCGAGACGTCTTCGATTTCGACGTCCGCACGCATCCACGAACAGGCAATCGTCGAGGACCCAGTCGTCATCGGTGACGACTGCGACGTGGGTCCGGGTGCCGTCGTCGGCCCCGGGACCTGCCTCCAGAACAACGTCGTCGTCGGCGCGAACAGCGTCGTCGAACGGTCCATCCTCTCGACCGACGCTCGCGTCGACGCCGGCGCGATACTCCGAGATTCCGTCGTCGGCCCTGGTGGACACATCGGTGATGGCGTCGTCTCGCCCGGTGGGCAGGCAGACGTCATCCTCGAAGGGCGTCTGTACACGGACCGCCAACTCGGCAGTATCGTCGGTGACCGTGCGACAGTCGGTGCGAACGTGACGCTCTCTCCGGGGAGTCGGGTCGGTGCCGAAGCTATCGTCGGAGCGGGGACGGTCCTCCATGGTGACGTCCGCGAACGCGTGGAGGTGACGCACTGA
- a CDS encoding ArsR/SmtB family transcription factor, with product MTRRELVDDVLSSSDDPDGPLTGDADEVPPPSSTDVPPESTDDELLDALGDSVSREVLLACKRAPMTAEELAENCSVSESTIYRRLETLSSLGLVERSQRVETPNKTCYETVVDGLSIHLGDDLRVEAGASNYVVDSMRTLLAAIDVKQLSYDNDENSVDVRFELAPHLLDALVELYIRDTTSRNG from the coding sequence ATGACACGACGAGAACTTGTGGACGACGTCCTCTCGTCGTCAGACGACCCCGATGGACCGCTAACGGGTGACGCAGACGAGGTTCCACCCCCATCGAGTACAGACGTCCCTCCGGAGTCTACTGACGACGAACTCCTCGACGCCCTCGGAGATAGCGTTTCACGTGAGGTCTTGTTGGCCTGCAAACGCGCCCCGATGACCGCAGAAGAACTCGCAGAGAACTGTAGCGTCTCCGAATCGACTATCTACCGCCGCTTGGAGACACTCTCGTCGCTCGGACTCGTCGAACGGAGTCAACGGGTCGAGACACCGAACAAGACGTGTTACGAGACGGTCGTCGACGGTCTGTCAATCCACCTCGGCGACGACCTCCGCGTCGAGGCAGGTGCGAGCAACTACGTGGTGGACTCGATGCGGACGTTGCTCGCGGCAATCGACGTGAAACAACTCTCGTACGATAACGACGAAAACAGCGTCGACGTGCGGTTCGAGTTAGCACCACACCTTCTAGATGCGCTGGTCGAACTGTACATCCGGGATACCACGTCGCGCAACGGGTGA
- a CDS encoding DICT sensory domain-containing protein produces the protein MSLSELIAGVAAAERTLTVFNPREGVVDRLAEHFEDRNVSVEAATADSGPSNYAVLGTGEKFHTAVNVANVLKDAEDVEPGFEREPYAPILDHLDETLFTSYDRQKMLNATREIEDRAWRVGAGQLHSGFQTGDNLEAQLESYNRLGGRNDLFVHAYIYPSEDVPKVDDFQLHLARSEEVRRSWFVVYDGNGVDDYKCGLVAEEQANGQGFRGFWTYDPSTVDYVLGHLTTTYSIIESDGTGDDEMASPSTHPT, from the coding sequence ATGTCTCTCAGCGAATTGATTGCCGGTGTCGCCGCCGCTGAGCGGACGCTCACCGTATTCAATCCGCGCGAGGGGGTCGTCGACCGCCTCGCCGAACACTTCGAGGACCGCAACGTCTCGGTCGAAGCGGCGACGGCCGACAGTGGGCCATCAAACTACGCTGTCCTCGGGACGGGAGAGAAGTTTCACACCGCGGTCAACGTCGCGAACGTCCTCAAAGACGCCGAGGATGTCGAACCCGGGTTCGAACGGGAACCGTACGCCCCTATCTTGGACCATCTCGACGAGACGCTCTTTACGTCGTACGACCGGCAGAAGATGCTCAATGCGACGCGCGAGATAGAAGACCGGGCATGGCGCGTCGGTGCTGGCCAACTCCACTCAGGTTTTCAGACGGGCGACAACCTCGAGGCTCAACTCGAATCGTACAACCGATTAGGTGGCCGAAACGACCTGTTCGTCCACGCGTACATCTACCCGTCTGAGGACGTTCCGAAGGTGGACGACTTTCAACTCCATCTCGCTCGCTCTGAGGAAGTCCGTCGCTCGTGGTTCGTCGTCTACGACGGAAACGGAGTCGACGACTACAAGTGTGGCCTCGTCGCCGAGGAACAAGCCAACGGACAGGGATTCCGAGGATTCTGGACGTACGACCCGTCTACCGTCGACTACGTCCTCGGCCATCTGACGACGACGTACTCTATCATCGAGTCCGACGGGACGGGCGACGACGAGATGGCGTCGCCGTCTACTCACCCGACGTGA
- a CDS encoding harpin-binding protein, which produces MISGSEQSTPSADTTGTGVHDWFAREAPSIVAGLEASQYIGPVTAATAWDLIAAGHPAEAVELVLEEVDESWR; this is translated from the coding sequence ATGATTTCTGGGTCCGAGCAGTCGACTCCCAGCGCCGACACCACCGGGACGGGAGTCCACGACTGGTTCGCGCGCGAGGCCCCGAGCATCGTCGCTGGTCTCGAAGCGTCGCAGTACATCGGCCCCGTCACTGCCGCCACCGCGTGGGACCTCATCGCCGCTGGACACCCTGCCGAAGCGGTCGAACTCGTCCTCGAAGAAGTCGACGAGTCGTGGCGATAG
- a CDS encoding ring-cleaving dioxygenase, translated as MIMQTNGIHHVTAIAGTPTANVAFYTDVLGLRLVKQTVNFDDTHTYHLYYGDETGTPGTILTFFPFAGEHPGRPGRGQATAIAFTIPDGSIDYWVDRLRGHDVEVDDQTTRFGETVVSFRDHDGQPLELVTGDSPVDPWADGPVPTDHAIRGFHGVTLHSTDPEVTGSILRVLGYEQTASTAERLRYATNGDRASVIDVLTSDGPRGRPGVGTVHHVAFRTADDDEQSAWRERLTDAGMYVTKQKDRRYFRSIYFREPGGVLFEIATDGPGFTRDEDPNDLGTELKLPPWLEADRDAIEDRLPPLDAVAEADD; from the coding sequence ATCATCATGCAGACGAACGGAATTCACCACGTGACCGCTATCGCGGGTACCCCCACAGCAAACGTCGCGTTCTACACCGACGTGCTTGGCTTACGCCTCGTCAAGCAAACGGTCAACTTCGACGACACGCACACCTACCACCTCTACTACGGAGACGAGACCGGAACGCCGGGAACGATACTCACGTTCTTCCCGTTCGCCGGCGAACACCCCGGCCGACCCGGACGAGGCCAAGCGACTGCCATCGCGTTCACCATCCCAGACGGGTCGATAGACTACTGGGTAGACCGCCTCCGCGGCCACGACGTGGAAGTCGACGACCAGACCACACGCTTCGGTGAGACTGTCGTCTCATTCCGTGACCACGATGGGCAACCACTCGAACTCGTCACGGGTGACTCGCCAGTCGACCCGTGGGCCGATGGTCCAGTCCCAACTGACCACGCAATCCGTGGGTTTCACGGTGTGACGCTCCACTCGACCGACCCCGAGGTGACAGGAAGTATCCTCAGGGTTCTCGGTTACGAGCAGACTGCATCGACGGCAGAACGCCTCCGGTACGCCACGAACGGCGACCGAGCGTCGGTTATCGACGTCCTGACCAGCGACGGCCCTCGCGGACGACCGGGGGTCGGAACCGTCCACCACGTCGCGTTCCGAACGGCCGACGACGACGAGCAATCGGCGTGGCGCGAACGACTCACCGACGCCGGAATGTACGTCACGAAACAGAAGGACAGACGCTACTTCCGGTCGATATACTTCCGTGAACCGGGAGGAGTCCTCTTCGAGATAGCCACCGACGGCCCCGGGTTTACTCGGGACGAAGACCCCAACGACCTGGGTACGGAACTCAAACTCCCCCCGTGGTTGGAAGCAGACAGAGACGCCATCGAAGACCGACTGCCGCCACTCGACGCCGTCGCCGAGGCAGACGACTGA
- the glmS gene encoding glutamine--fructose-6-phosphate transaminase (isomerizing): protein MCGITACIGADDSVDSIMDGLQRLEYRGYDSAGIAVKDQSGISLTKRVGEVSELVAAVEQNPISGNYGIGHTRWATHGGVTDGNAHPHTDESGNVAVVHNGIISNYQSLRSELESKGHTFSSETDTEVVPHLIEENLRNGATPDEAFRAAIGSLSGSYAIAAIIGDEQAIYATRSGSPLVLGVGDGEFFLASDVPAFIQHTQRVVYLHDGDFVVTRPDGYTITDSAGRSVDRPVEYIEWDPETATKGGYEHYMYKEINEQPGALRRTTQGRLNTHTGGVELDEFPPGMFSDVEQVHLIAMGTSHHAGMYAASLLNARGIPAYAFMSGEYSVVNPPVTENTLVVAVSQSGETADTLDAVRRARASGARTLAMTNVVGSSITRECDDEMLLRAGPEIGVAATKTFSSQVTALALLSERIAEDIKGTRSPDARTLMEALARLPGDVQEILDTSMAREIAIEYQDSDAYFFIGRGPAHPVALEGALKFKEISYEHAEGFAASELKHGPLALVTPVTPVFAIFTGHEDEATLSNMKEVQARGAPVIAVTNERSSEVVEFADHVLTIPETHPEVAGILANVQLQLVAYHAAKLLERPIDKPRNLAKCVTVE, encoded by the coding sequence ATGTGCGGAATCACTGCCTGCATCGGCGCAGACGACTCGGTCGATTCCATCATGGACGGCCTCCAGCGATTGGAGTACCGTGGCTACGACTCTGCTGGCATCGCAGTCAAAGACCAGAGTGGTATCTCGCTGACGAAGCGTGTCGGCGAAGTGTCCGAACTCGTCGCGGCAGTCGAACAGAATCCCATCTCCGGGAACTACGGCATTGGCCACACCCGGTGGGCGACGCACGGTGGCGTCACCGACGGCAACGCGCACCCGCACACTGACGAGTCCGGCAACGTCGCCGTCGTCCACAACGGTATCATCTCGAACTACCAGTCGCTTCGGTCCGAACTCGAATCGAAGGGCCACACCTTCAGCAGCGAGACGGACACCGAAGTCGTCCCGCACCTCATCGAAGAGAACCTCCGAAACGGCGCGACGCCCGACGAGGCCTTCCGCGCCGCTATCGGCAGTCTCTCGGGGAGTTACGCTATCGCAGCGATAATCGGTGACGAACAGGCTATCTACGCGACTCGCTCTGGGTCGCCACTCGTCCTCGGCGTGGGCGACGGCGAGTTCTTCCTCGCCAGCGACGTGCCGGCGTTCATCCAGCACACCCAACGCGTCGTCTACCTGCACGACGGCGACTTCGTCGTGACTCGCCCGGATGGCTACACGATTACGGACTCCGCTGGCCGGTCGGTCGACAGGCCGGTCGAGTACATCGAGTGGGACCCCGAGACGGCGACGAAGGGTGGCTACGAACACTACATGTACAAGGAGATTAACGAGCAACCCGGCGCGCTTCGCCGGACCACACAGGGACGACTGAACACCCACACCGGCGGCGTCGAGTTAGACGAGTTCCCACCGGGAATGTTCAGTGACGTGGAGCAAGTTCACCTCATCGCCATGGGAACGTCGCACCACGCGGGGATGTACGCGGCGTCGCTGCTCAACGCACGCGGTATCCCCGCGTACGCGTTCATGTCCGGTGAATACTCGGTGGTCAATCCGCCGGTGACGGAGAACACCCTCGTCGTCGCGGTCAGTCAATCCGGCGAGACGGCCGACACGCTCGATGCCGTCCGCCGCGCCCGCGCTTCGGGAGCACGGACCCTCGCCATGACCAACGTCGTCGGGTCGTCGATTACCCGCGAGTGTGACGACGAGATGCTCCTCCGCGCCGGCCCTGAGATTGGAGTCGCGGCGACCAAGACGTTCTCGTCACAGGTGACGGCGCTCGCACTCCTGTCGGAACGCATCGCCGAGGACATCAAGGGGACGAGATCTCCAGACGCCCGGACCCTGATGGAGGCGCTGGCGCGCCTCCCCGGCGACGTACAAGAGATTCTCGACACCTCCATGGCGCGCGAAATCGCAATCGAGTACCAAGACAGCGACGCGTACTTCTTCATCGGCAGGGGGCCGGCCCACCCTGTCGCCCTCGAAGGTGCGCTCAAGTTCAAGGAGATATCGTACGAACACGCCGAAGGGTTCGCCGCGTCGGAACTCAAGCACGGTCCACTCGCGCTCGTCACCCCGGTTACCCCGGTGTTCGCCATCTTCACCGGTCACGAGGACGAGGCGACGCTGAGCAACATGAAGGAAGTCCAAGCGCGAGGTGCGCCGGTCATCGCCGTCACGAACGAACGGTCGAGCGAAGTCGTCGAGTTCGCCGACCACGTCCTCACGATTCCCGAGACGCACCCAGAGGTCGCGGGCATCCTCGCGAACGTCCAACTACAACTGGTCGCGTACCACGCGGCGAAGTTGCTCGAACGACCAATCGACAAGCCGCGGAACCTCGCGAAGTGCGTCACCGTCGAGTAA
- a CDS encoding nitrous oxide reductase accessory protein NosL, with translation MNDVPPHAAATPNEVTRRTALKALAGGATVGLAGCLGDDAASKPAPIDLSGGKEDDQGGMVIGLHAGPNGQIFYRDNAPDGHENPAWFHTLSMGLFPYYFEHEQMGWNETAIYVTDYSAVDYSLTSDGGDTFISTHTGADTFGDATQMTYVVGSAVLGGMGRDLIPFSSADDADVFVEEHDGSTVGFTDITAEWLRGYMRS, from the coding sequence ATGAACGACGTACCTCCACATGCCGCGGCGACACCGAACGAAGTCACTCGACGGACCGCCCTGAAGGCGCTTGCTGGAGGTGCAACCGTCGGCCTCGCTGGGTGTCTCGGTGACGATGCCGCGTCGAAACCGGCACCAATCGACCTCTCTGGCGGCAAAGAAGACGACCAGGGTGGCATGGTCATCGGCCTCCATGCCGGGCCGAACGGACAAATCTTCTACCGTGACAATGCGCCAGACGGACACGAAAACCCGGCGTGGTTCCACACGCTGAGTATGGGACTGTTTCCCTACTACTTCGAACACGAGCAGATGGGCTGGAACGAGACGGCAATCTACGTCACAGACTACTCTGCCGTGGACTATTCGCTTACCAGCGACGGGGGAGACACGTTCATCTCGACGCACACGGGTGCGGACACCTTTGGTGACGCCACTCAGATGACCTACGTCGTCGGAAGTGCGGTCCTCGGCGGCATGGGGAGGGACCTGATACCTTTCTCGTCGGCGGACGATGCCGACGTCTTCGTCGAGGAACACGACGGGTCGACGGTCGGATTCACCGACATCACGGCTGAATGGCTGCGTGGCTACATGCGCTCGTAG
- a CDS encoding DUF7344 domain-containing protein, whose product MVTDSLQTNTDAVEQTAPEQIAETTGGSCEVSEQEPESLSKDVVFEILKNQRRRDALRYLKENDGEAKLGDMAEFIAAKENDIDIKALSSSQRKRVYIGLYQCHLPKMDSAGIVDFDKNRGDITLLDAAEQLETYLNGHVSNDSDAAEESERLVSSPKRNLTIAAGVAATVSAGLLGVPGLEQIPAAGWAVLSTATLMAITAMESYKDRLAA is encoded by the coding sequence ATGGTAACCGATTCGCTCCAAACGAACACTGACGCTGTCGAACAGACAGCACCGGAACAGATAGCCGAAACGACCGGAGGAAGCTGTGAGGTCTCCGAACAAGAACCCGAGTCTCTCTCGAAGGACGTCGTCTTCGAGATTCTGAAGAACCAACGCCGCCGCGACGCCCTTCGCTACTTGAAAGAAAACGATGGCGAAGCGAAACTCGGCGACATGGCCGAATTCATCGCGGCGAAAGAAAACGACATCGACATCAAGGCTCTCTCTTCGAGTCAACGCAAGCGCGTGTACATTGGATTGTACCAGTGCCACCTCCCGAAGATGGACTCGGCGGGTATCGTCGACTTCGACAAGAACAGAGGTGATATCACGCTTCTCGACGCCGCAGAGCAACTCGAGACGTACCTCAACGGTCACGTCTCGAACGACTCGGACGCTGCCGAGGAATCGGAGCGTCTCGTCTCGTCACCGAAGCGGAATCTGACGATTGCCGCGGGTGTGGCAGCCACTGTCTCTGCCGGACTGCTCGGTGTCCCCGGCCTCGAACAGATTCCTGCTGCGGGATGGGCCGTCCTGAGCACCGCGACGCTCATGGCTATCACCGCGATGGAGTCGTACAAAGACCGTCTCGCCGCGTAA
- a CDS encoding winged helix-turn-helix transcriptional regulator yields the protein MASEISADDAPCPIIDSLKQIGSQWRLIVLHDLQDGEKRFNELKRSTGASSRTLSRVLDDLQETGFVNRRLEEDAPVATYYSLTDKGVSLCPVFTEIEEWANEWLEESPVEVEAAESTA from the coding sequence ATGGCCTCAGAAATCTCCGCGGACGACGCGCCGTGTCCCATCATCGACTCGCTGAAACAGATTGGGTCACAGTGGCGTCTCATCGTCCTCCACGACTTGCAGGACGGCGAGAAGCGGTTCAACGAGCTCAAGCGCTCGACGGGCGCGAGTTCCCGGACGCTATCGCGCGTCCTCGACGACCTCCAGGAGACGGGCTTCGTCAACCGCCGTCTCGAAGAAGACGCGCCTGTCGCGACGTACTACTCGCTGACCGACAAGGGTGTCTCGCTGTGCCCGGTGTTCACCGAGATAGAAGAGTGGGCGAACGAGTGGCTCGAAGAGTCACCCGTCGAAGTCGAAGCCGCCGAGTCGACCGCCTGA